In one Shinella zoogloeoides genomic region, the following are encoded:
- a CDS encoding lipoprotein-releasing ABC transporter permease subunit → MADAASGVSATEAPAFTKSRPFSAFERMVAWRYLRSRRKEAFISVIAGFSFIGIMLGVATLIIVMAVMNGFRTELISRILGINGHMIVQPIDTPLNDYAKLAERLSAVPGVTMAIPLVEGQTLASGTAGAGTGALVRGVRADDLAKMKAVSDHIKEGDLVGFATGGVAIGARMAESLGLSAGGQITLVAPEGDVTPLGVNPRVKTYTVSAVFEIGMSEYDASIIYMPLEEAQLYFNAEGIVQSIELFVSNPDDVDALRQPIEAAAERQIFVTDWRQRNRTFFSALEVERNVMFMILTLIVLVAALNIISGLIMLVKDKGSDIAILRTMGATSGAIMRIFFMTGAAIGTVGTFAGVLLGVIVCLNVESIRQFFSWISGTTLFNPELYFLSQLPADMNVGETVSVILMALALSFIATIFPAWRASKLDPVQALRYE, encoded by the coding sequence ATGGCTGACGCAGCGAGCGGTGTATCTGCAACGGAGGCGCCTGCCTTCACGAAAAGCCGCCCGTTCTCCGCTTTCGAGCGGATGGTCGCCTGGCGATATCTGCGCTCGCGGCGCAAGGAAGCCTTCATTTCGGTCATCGCCGGCTTCTCCTTCATCGGCATCATGCTGGGCGTTGCCACGCTCATCATCGTCATGGCGGTGATGAACGGTTTCCGCACCGAGCTGATCTCGCGCATCCTCGGCATCAACGGCCACATGATTGTCCAGCCGATCGACACGCCGCTGAACGACTATGCCAAGCTCGCCGAGCGGCTTTCCGCCGTTCCCGGCGTCACGATGGCGATCCCGCTCGTCGAGGGCCAGACGCTGGCCTCCGGCACGGCCGGGGCGGGCACGGGCGCGCTGGTGCGCGGCGTGCGCGCCGATGACCTCGCCAAGATGAAGGCCGTTTCCGATCACATCAAGGAAGGCGACCTCGTGGGCTTTGCCACGGGCGGGGTCGCGATCGGCGCGCGCATGGCCGAATCCCTTGGCCTCAGCGCCGGCGGCCAGATCACGCTCGTCGCGCCGGAAGGCGACGTCACGCCGCTCGGCGTGAACCCGCGCGTGAAGACCTACACGGTCTCCGCGGTCTTCGAGATCGGCATGTCGGAATATGACGCGTCGATCATCTACATGCCTCTGGAAGAGGCGCAGCTCTATTTCAACGCCGAAGGCATCGTGCAGTCGATCGAGCTGTTCGTCTCCAACCCCGACGATGTCGATGCGCTTCGCCAGCCGATCGAGGCGGCGGCCGAGCGGCAGATCTTCGTGACGGACTGGCGCCAGCGCAACCGCACCTTCTTCTCGGCGCTGGAAGTCGAGCGCAACGTCATGTTCATGATCCTCACGCTGATCGTGCTCGTCGCCGCGCTCAACATCATTTCGGGCCTCATCATGCTGGTGAAGGACAAGGGCAGCGACATTGCGATCCTGCGCACCATGGGCGCGACATCCGGCGCCATCATGCGCATCTTCTTCATGACCGGCGCGGCGATCGGCACGGTCGGCACCTTTGCCGGCGTCCTGCTCGGCGTCATCGTCTGCCTCAATGTCGAATCGATCCGGCAGTTCTTCTCCTGGATCTCGGGCACGACGCTGTTCAATCCGGAACTCTACTTCCTGAGCCAGCTTCCGGCCGACA
- the proS gene encoding proline--tRNA ligase: protein MRLSRFFLPILKENPKEAEIVSHRLMLRAGMVKQQSQGIYTWLPLGKRVLDKVNAIIREEQNRSGAVELLMPTLQSAELWQESGRYDAYGKEMLRIKDRQERPMLYGPTNEEMITDVFRSFVKSYKDLPLNLYHIQLKFRDEIRPRFGTMRSREFLMKDAYSFDLNREGAEHAYNRMFAAYLRTFSRMGLRAIPMRADTGPIGGNLSHEFIILADTGESEVFCHKDFLNFDVPGVDTDFEDVAGLRGIFDKWTSRYAATSEMHDAPAFEAIPEGERLSARGIEVGHIFYFGTKYSEAMGAKVQGPDGKEHTVHMGSYGIGPTRLVPAIIEASHDENGIIWPKAVAPFEAIVINMKSGDAACDAACETIYGALQKAGVDVLYDDKDERAGAKFATADLIGAPVQVIAGPRGVANGEVEIKDRKTGERETLTIEAAINRLTSGN from the coding sequence ATGCGCCTTTCCCGCTTCTTCCTGCCCATCCTCAAGGAAAACCCCAAGGAGGCCGAGATCGTCTCCCACCGGCTCATGCTGCGTGCGGGCATGGTCAAGCAGCAGTCCCAGGGGATCTATACCTGGCTGCCGCTCGGCAAGCGCGTCCTCGACAAGGTGAACGCCATCATCCGCGAGGAGCAGAATCGCTCCGGCGCCGTCGAGCTTCTGATGCCGACGCTGCAATCCGCCGAACTCTGGCAGGAAAGCGGGCGCTATGACGCCTACGGCAAGGAAATGCTGCGCATCAAGGACCGGCAGGAGCGCCCCATGCTCTACGGCCCGACCAATGAGGAGATGATCACGGATGTCTTCCGCTCGTTCGTGAAGTCCTACAAGGACCTGCCGCTCAACCTCTACCATATCCAGCTCAAGTTCCGCGACGAGATCCGCCCGCGCTTCGGCACCATGCGCTCGCGCGAATTCCTGATGAAGGACGCCTATTCCTTCGACCTTAACCGCGAGGGCGCCGAGCACGCCTACAACCGCATGTTCGCGGCGTATCTCCGCACCTTCTCGCGCATGGGCCTGCGCGCCATTCCGATGCGTGCCGATACCGGCCCGATCGGCGGCAACCTCAGCCACGAATTCATCATCCTTGCCGATACGGGCGAGTCGGAGGTCTTCTGCCACAAGGACTTCCTGAATTTCGACGTTCCGGGCGTGGATACCGATTTCGAGGACGTGGCGGGCCTGCGCGGCATCTTCGACAAGTGGACCTCGCGCTACGCCGCGACCTCGGAAATGCACGACGCGCCGGCCTTCGAGGCTATCCCGGAAGGCGAGCGCCTGTCGGCCCGCGGCATCGAGGTCGGCCACATCTTCTATTTCGGCACGAAATATTCCGAAGCCATGGGCGCCAAGGTTCAGGGCCCCGACGGCAAGGAGCACACGGTGCACATGGGCTCCTACGGCATCGGCCCGACGCGCCTCGTGCCGGCGATCATCGAGGCCTCGCACGACGAGAACGGCATCATCTGGCCGAAGGCCGTCGCGCCCTTCGAAGCGATCGTCATCAACATGAAGTCGGGCGACGCGGCCTGTGACGCGGCCTGCGAAACCATCTACGGCGCGCTGCAGAAGGCCGGCGTCGATGTGCTCTACGACGACAAGGACGAGCGTGCGGGCGCGAAGTTCGCGACCGCCGATCTCATCGGCGCCCCGGTGCAGGTCATCGCCGGCCCGCGCGGCGTTGCCAATGGCGAAGTCGAGATCAAGGACCGCAAGACCGGCGAACGCGAGACGCTGACCATCGAAGCGGCCATCAACCGCCTGACATCAGGCAATTGA